In Cryptomeria japonica chromosome 10, Sugi_1.0, whole genome shotgun sequence, a genomic segment contains:
- the LOC131065189 gene encoding cysteine-rich receptor-like protein kinase 2, which translates to MAGTRWPVENSLRLIILSVMLLIAPIRADPETRLLAFGCSNVANTNVALFAKNLKAALAAVVENVVPFGFATKNEAGASDLVDSVYALAQCRKDKSSTDCANCIKVARKKIGNCTKVTGGKASYDGCFLRYENYNFYNNGYTDPGNMEVCGTANASNSNSFSATAQSLISDLCTATPRINGYFAAQTRQGPSNTTVYGLASCIRSLQRDSCEKCLAIAQDNINKCFSRSEGRAVDAGCYLRYDSKPFFPSNATIDLADFLPRGKKASSTVWIIIGVVGGVFLGGLITCLLLFRKQIIRPSQKEADTEGATELRGPVAFDFKILKKATNNFDQANKLGQGGFGEVFKGTLKNGNVVAIKKLTLGRSVRATAEFESEVKLISNVHHKNLVRLLGCCRQGHERLLVYEYMPNGSLDRILFGEHKKHLGWKERFNIILGTARGLAYLHEEFHICIIHRDIKSSNILVDHNLEAKIADFGLARLLPHDKSHISTKFAGTLGYTAPEYAGHGQLTEKADTYSFGVVVLEIVSGRKSIDLNQPPDKQYLLEWVWSLHEENKVLEMAESKEKIEGYSEEEVLRVINLALQCIQGSTTHRPSMSEVVTILLSKAEIDFQKPLQPAFVDVGYKVRGESSPPSSQSNATVTESLSAPEGNKEATAASTKELIAAMPQVDQAPAATVDQEEAIILSRVSLALSSYMAEFYLEDDRAMGSIAFQDGSNDQK; encoded by the exons atggCTGGAACAAGGTGGCCAGTGGAGAATAGTTTAAGGCTGATTATTTTATCTGTCATGTTACTAATTGCCCCAATTAGAGCAGACCCAGAGACCAGACTTTTAGCCTTCGGATGCAGCAATGTCGCCAACACCAACGTTGCACTCTTTGCGAAAAACTTGAAGGCGGCTCTGGCAGCCGTGGTGGAAAATGTTGTTCCATTTGGATTTGCTACAAAAAATGAGGCGGGAGCATCAGATCTGGTAGATTCAGTATATGCACTGGCGCAGTGTAGAAAAGATAAGTCCTCTACTGATTGCGCTAACTGCATCAAGGTAGCAAGAAAAAAAATTGGCAACTGTACAAAAGTTACCGGCGGCAAGGCAAGCTACGACGGATGTTTTCTGCGTTATGAGAACTATAATTTTTACAACAACGGCTACACCGATCCCGGAAATATGGAGGTGTGCGGTACTGCCAACGCGTCCAACTCCAATTCTTTTTCGGCGACTGCTCAAAGTTTGATAAGCGATCTTTGCACTGCAACTCCAAGAATAAATGGTTATTTTGCTGCACAGACTAGACAAGGGCCGTCTAATACCACAGTCTATGGACTTGCCTCGTGTATACGTTCCCTTCAAAGGGATTCCTGCGAAAAGTGCCTCGCTATTGCCCAGGACAACATAAACAAGTGTTTTTCTCGCTCCGAGGGACGGGCTGTAGACGCCGGCTGCTACTTGCGATACGATTCCAAACCCTTTTTTCCAAGCAACGCGACTATCGACTTGGCAGATTTCTTACCCAGAG GGAAGAAGGCGAGTTCTACAGTCTGGATAATAATTGGTGTTGTGGGAGGGGTATTTCTAGGTGGCCTTATAACTTGTCTCCTTCTCTTCCGGAAGCAGATAATACGCCCAAGCCAGAAAGAAG CGGATACTGAAGGAGCAACAGAACTTCGTGGGCCGGTAGCTTTTGACTTCAAGATACTGAAAAAGGCAACCAACAATTTTGATCAAGCAAATAAGCTTGGACAAGGAGGGTTTGGTGAAGTATTCAAG GGTACTTTGAAAAATGGCAACGTTGTGGCAATAAAGAAGCTGACATTAGGTCGCTCTGTCCGTGCAACTGCTGAATTCGAAAGCGAAGTGAAACTCATTTCTAATGTTCATCACAAAAATCTTGTGCGTTTACTTGGATGTTGCAGACAAGGCCACGAAAGGCTCTTGGTTTATGAGTACATGCCCAACGGCAGCCTCGACAGAATATTATTTG GAGAACATAAAAAACATCTGGGTTGGAAGGAAAGGTTCAACATTATCCTGGGCACTGCTCGTGGTCTGGCCTATCTCCATGAGGAATTCCATATCTGTATCATCCATCGTGATATTAAATCAAGCAATATATTAGTTGATCATAACTTGGAGGCAAAAATAGCAGATTTTGGGTTGGCAAGACTTCTCCCACATGATAAAAGCCATATTAGCACAAAATTTGCAGGAACCTT AGGATACACCGCTCCTGAATATGCTGGCCATGGGCAATTAACAGAGAAAGCTGACACCTACAGCTTTGGTGTGGTAGTTCTTGAAATTGTCAGTGGCAGAAAAAGCATTGACTTGAATCAACCACCTGATAAGCAATATCTGCTTGAATGG GTTTGGAGCCTACACGAAGAAAATAAGGTTTTAGAGATGGCGGAAAGCAAAGAGAAGATTGAAGGGTACAGTGAAGAAGAGGTGTTGAGGGTGATAAACCTTGCACTTCAATGCATACAAGGTTCTACCACTCATAGGCCATCAATGTCTGAGGTTGTGACAATACTTTTAAGTAAAGCTGAGATTGATTTTCAGAAACCTCTGCAGCCAGCATTCGTAGACGTGGGGTACAAAGTACGTGGAGAAAGTTCCCCTCCATCATCTCAATCAAATGCTACGGTTACAGAATCCCTTAGTGCTC CAGAAGGAAACAAGGAAGCTACTGCAGCATCTACCAAGGAACTAATAGCTGCTATGCCTCAAGTTGACCAAGCTCCTGCTGCTACAGTAGATCAGGAAGAAGCAATTATTCTCTCGAGAGTCTCACTAGCACTTTCAAGTTACATGGcagaattttatttggaagatgatcGAGCAATGGGGTCCATTGCTTTTCAAGACGGGAGTAATGATCAGAAATAA